One window from the genome of Salisaeta longa DSM 21114 encodes:
- a CDS encoding S8 family peptidase has product MNRLFSLCCAFLLAGLAVTPVHAQDRPLTAAERQKLDGAFQMLLSTPAPAPMAKRSARALPLPVLEATAVTHGGTVRFPAIVHTTNVTALRQAGISVGSVFAGRATVRATRRELRTLAGLSAVRRIETATMAHSHNDETAREVGARTLNNGAVNNTAYQGAGVITCVIDSGIDYDHGDFVDANGDTRILFLWDQTASTTTTPADRDASFSGLDYGAEYTAADINAGTVSATDTDGHGTHVAGTAASSGYALVNSGAQATPEHRGMAPKADIVVVKAGNGSFPNTNIIDGMTYCGQVAANQNKPVVVNMSLGSQGGPHDGTSALDLAVDAFTDGTPNDGSPDPGTAPNRVAVVSAGNDGGSSIHVSGSLGAGATANEPWTVGEYTPKSGAPNDYFLTEYWLDGNGPLTITVTAPNGTDQLALSASGTGPQAVGDSTGSGIIYIESGVDGDNNDRYVSVIVYDIVYDEVQGANQVAPAEGQWSIQLTNNGTASTGYHGWTTATQTLTGSFDNGNGQYTIGTPGSAAGAITVGAHVHRWRWTSTDGSSLGYDQSFDLRDDIAPFSSIGPLRDGALKPDLTAPGMGTVSAYSQDMSNVSSLRIIDQDGLHRLSQGTSMSAPAVAGSVALLLEAAMQAGQSLTANEVRTYLTDAADTDTYTTQYGAMPNPVFGHGKLDILEAVTNFLGGSAQREYLIYHDPYTLSELTGHTLGGTGAERLALRFTPSISGVVTGALLTPGPAGSIQLTQPLNVEVWSSSSAGLPDTKLGATTVPPEQLTAFGPNSVDLVPTGVQVQANTDYFVVLTPSGPGSLTMQGEAAGSTSGRSGSFDGTSWSPLAADLILRPQIAATSGIASALPVELVAFNAVSTANGARLSWRTASETNNAGFYVDHKAPTAEAFTNLSFVAGAGTASAPQTYQFAVADLAPGTHTFRLRQKDVDGTSTDQWTTTVTIDLRDAFRLSKVAPNPLTRSGRATLYVQQRQKVTAALYNVLGQRVRVLHDGAVPPKQALHLPIAADQLASGMYFLRVRGERFQATQKVMIVR; this is encoded by the coding sequence GTGAATCGTCTGTTTTCTCTTTGTTGTGCGTTCCTTCTCGCGGGCCTCGCCGTGACGCCCGTTCATGCCCAAGATCGGCCGTTGACCGCCGCCGAGCGCCAAAAGCTCGACGGTGCCTTCCAGATGCTCCTGTCGACGCCCGCGCCGGCTCCGATGGCCAAACGCAGCGCCCGCGCCCTTCCGTTGCCCGTGCTTGAGGCAACCGCCGTCACCCACGGCGGCACGGTGCGCTTTCCCGCCATCGTCCATACCACCAACGTCACTGCGCTGCGACAGGCCGGGATTTCGGTGGGAAGCGTCTTTGCGGGCCGGGCTACGGTGCGGGCCACGCGCCGTGAGCTGCGCACGCTCGCCGGCCTTTCGGCGGTGCGCCGCATCGAAACGGCAACCATGGCCCACTCGCACAACGACGAAACCGCTCGCGAGGTGGGAGCACGCACGCTCAACAACGGCGCGGTGAACAACACGGCCTACCAGGGCGCAGGCGTCATCACCTGCGTTATCGACTCGGGCATTGACTATGACCACGGCGACTTCGTGGATGCCAACGGCGATACGCGCATTCTCTTCCTGTGGGATCAGACCGCGAGTACCACAACCACTCCGGCCGATCGGGATGCAAGCTTCAGCGGGCTGGATTACGGCGCGGAGTATACCGCGGCAGACATCAACGCGGGCACCGTCAGTGCGACGGATACCGATGGCCACGGCACGCATGTAGCCGGCACCGCGGCCAGCAGCGGATACGCGCTTGTAAACAGCGGCGCGCAGGCGACGCCCGAGCATCGCGGCATGGCCCCAAAGGCCGACATTGTCGTGGTCAAAGCGGGCAACGGCTCCTTTCCCAACACTAATATCATTGACGGCATGACCTACTGCGGGCAGGTCGCAGCCAATCAGAACAAGCCCGTCGTGGTAAACATGAGCCTCGGGTCGCAGGGCGGCCCGCACGACGGCACGAGCGCGCTCGACCTGGCCGTTGATGCCTTCACCGACGGAACGCCCAACGACGGATCGCCTGATCCCGGCACGGCTCCGAATCGTGTGGCCGTCGTGTCGGCCGGGAACGATGGCGGGAGCAGCATCCACGTGTCGGGCTCCCTTGGGGCCGGCGCTACCGCCAACGAACCCTGGACGGTTGGCGAATACACGCCCAAAAGCGGCGCACCGAACGATTATTTTCTCACCGAATACTGGCTCGACGGCAACGGCCCGCTCACCATCACGGTCACCGCGCCCAACGGCACCGATCAACTGGCCCTTTCAGCAAGCGGCACGGGCCCCCAGGCGGTGGGTGACTCCACCGGATCCGGCATCATTTACATCGAAAGCGGTGTTGATGGCGATAACAACGATCGGTACGTGTCGGTGATAGTCTATGACATAGTCTATGACGAGGTACAAGGCGCAAACCAAGTGGCCCCCGCGGAAGGGCAATGGAGCATCCAGCTTACCAACAACGGCACTGCCTCCACGGGCTACCACGGCTGGACCACCGCAACGCAGACGCTGACGGGGAGCTTCGATAACGGCAACGGGCAGTACACCATTGGTACGCCCGGCAGCGCAGCCGGCGCCATTACGGTAGGGGCGCACGTCCACCGCTGGCGGTGGACGTCCACCGACGGCTCCTCCCTTGGCTATGATCAGTCGTTCGACCTCCGCGACGACATTGCGCCATTCAGCAGTATCGGACCGCTGCGCGATGGCGCGCTAAAGCCCGACCTTACCGCGCCCGGCATGGGTACGGTATCGGCCTATTCGCAAGACATGAGCAACGTATCATCTCTCCGAATCATTGATCAGGACGGCTTGCACCGTCTAAGCCAGGGCACGAGCATGTCGGCGCCAGCGGTGGCAGGATCGGTGGCGCTGCTCTTGGAAGCAGCCATGCAAGCCGGCCAGTCGCTTACGGCCAACGAGGTGCGCACGTATTTGACGGATGCCGCCGATACGGACACCTACACCACGCAATATGGCGCGATGCCGAATCCGGTGTTTGGGCATGGGAAGTTGGACATCCTGGAAGCCGTTACCAATTTCTTAGGCGGCTCCGCACAGCGCGAATACCTGATCTATCACGATCCGTACACCCTTAGTGAGCTTACGGGTCACACGCTGGGTGGCACCGGCGCCGAACGTCTCGCCCTTCGGTTTACGCCCTCCATCAGCGGGGTCGTGACGGGTGCGCTGCTCACGCCTGGCCCGGCGGGCTCCATTCAACTTACGCAGCCGCTCAACGTGGAGGTCTGGTCGAGCTCCAGCGCGGGCCTGCCCGACACGAAGCTGGGCGCAACCACGGTGCCGCCCGAGCAGCTTACGGCCTTTGGCCCCAACAGCGTAGATCTCGTGCCCACCGGCGTACAGGTGCAAGCCAACACCGATTATTTCGTGGTGTTAACGCCGAGCGGACCGGGCTCGCTCACCATGCAAGGCGAAGCCGCCGGAAGCACCAGCGGGCGCAGCGGCTCGTTCGATGGTACGTCATGGTCACCGCTGGCTGCCGACCTGATCCTGCGTCCGCAGATTGCTGCCACCAGCGGCATCGCCTCGGCCCTGCCGGTCGAGCTTGTGGCCTTTAACGCCGTTTCGACGGCCAACGGCGCCCGCCTGTCGTGGCGCACGGCCAGCGAGACCAACAACGCGGGCTTTTACGTCGACCACAAGGCCCCCACGGCCGAGGCCTTCACCAACCTGTCGTTTGTCGCGGGCGCCGGGACGGCCTCTGCTCCGCAGACGTACCAGTTTGCCGTGGCCGACCTCGCGCCGGGCACGCACACCTTCCGCCTCCGCCAGAAAGATGTGGACGGCACCTCCACCGACCAGTGGACAACCACCGTCACGATTGATCTGCGCGACGCCTTTCGCCTCTCCAAGGTGGCCCCCAACCCGCTGACGCGCAGCGGCCGGGCTACGCTGTACGTGCAACAACGCCAGAAGGTAACGGCTGCGCTGTACAACGTGCTGGGCCAACGCGTTCGGGTGCTGCACGACGGGGCCGTGCCGCCGAAACAGGCGCTTCACCTGCCCATTGCGGCCGACCAGCTGGCGAGTGGCATGTACTTCCTCCGCGTGCGCGGCGAGCGCTTCCAGGCCACGCAAAAGGTGATGATTGTCCGCTGA
- the pgm gene encoding phosphoglucomutase (alpha-D-glucose-1,6-bisphosphate-dependent): protein MPIHELAGQPAPDEVLLDVPKLLAAYQELAPDPTVPAERVSFGTSGHRGSAFNATFNEAHILAIAQAIAEYRAQANIDGPLFLGMDTHALSPLAHATCLEVFAAHGLDVMVAADDGVTPTPAVSHAILSHNRSAQGGTADGVIITPSHNPPADGGIKYNPPTGGPAGPEVTSWIEARANDLLEQDLAGVQRHGQEAARRADTTHTFDYMGRYVRDLDAIIDMEAIRTSGLSLAVDPLGGAGVDYWGAIAEHYNLPLEVLRTDVDPTFRFMTLDWDGSIRMDPSSPYAMQSLIALKDRYDVAFACDTDHDRHGIVTGSDGLMQPNAYLAVMLDALLADRSHWGPRVGVGKTVVTTRLLDRIAAAHDRSITEVPVGFKWFVEGLADETLGFVGEESAGASFLRTDGTVWSTDKDGIIACLLAAEITAKQGQDPAERYDALTAIYGAPSYERVEAPATRTQKRVLKQLSTDQVTQDELAGEPITAVRTRAPGNDAPIGGLKVETGSGWFLARPSGTEDVYKLYAESFQGEEHLQALLDGARALVQRAFDDASAAA, encoded by the coding sequence ATGCCCATCCACGAATTGGCCGGCCAGCCGGCGCCCGACGAGGTTTTGCTCGACGTTCCAAAGCTCTTGGCGGCGTATCAGGAGCTTGCGCCCGATCCTACGGTGCCGGCCGAGCGCGTGTCGTTTGGCACCTCGGGGCATCGGGGCAGCGCCTTCAACGCCACGTTCAACGAAGCGCACATCCTGGCCATCGCGCAAGCCATTGCCGAGTACCGCGCGCAGGCCAACATCGACGGCCCGCTCTTTTTGGGGATGGATACGCACGCCCTCTCGCCGCTCGCGCATGCCACATGCCTGGAGGTGTTCGCGGCCCACGGCCTCGACGTGATGGTGGCGGCCGATGACGGCGTTACGCCCACCCCGGCGGTCTCGCACGCCATCCTCAGCCACAACCGCTCAGCGCAGGGCGGCACGGCCGATGGTGTCATCATCACGCCGTCGCACAACCCGCCGGCCGACGGTGGCATCAAGTACAACCCGCCCACCGGCGGCCCGGCCGGTCCCGAGGTGACGTCCTGGATCGAAGCCCGCGCCAACGATTTGTTGGAGCAGGACCTTGCGGGCGTGCAGCGGCACGGCCAAGAGGCCGCCCGCCGCGCCGACACCACGCACACGTTTGACTACATGGGCCGTTACGTGCGCGACCTCGACGCCATCATCGACATGGAGGCGATCCGCACCTCGGGGCTGTCGCTGGCGGTCGATCCGCTGGGCGGTGCCGGGGTCGACTACTGGGGCGCCATCGCCGAGCACTACAACCTGCCGTTGGAGGTGCTGCGCACCGACGTCGATCCGACCTTTCGGTTCATGACGCTCGACTGGGACGGCTCCATCCGCATGGATCCGTCGTCGCCCTACGCCATGCAGTCGCTCATTGCGCTCAAGGACCGCTACGACGTGGCCTTTGCTTGCGATACCGACCACGACCGCCACGGCATCGTGACGGGCAGCGATGGCCTCATGCAGCCGAATGCGTATCTCGCGGTCATGCTCGATGCGCTCCTGGCCGATCGCTCCCACTGGGGCCCGCGCGTGGGCGTGGGCAAAACGGTCGTGACCACCCGCCTGCTCGACCGCATCGCCGCCGCCCACGACCGCTCCATCACCGAGGTGCCGGTCGGCTTTAAGTGGTTCGTGGAGGGCCTCGCCGACGAAACGCTGGGCTTCGTGGGGGAAGAGAGCGCCGGGGCGTCGTTCCTGCGCACCGATGGCACGGTGTGGAGCACCGACAAGGATGGCATCATCGCATGCCTGCTGGCCGCAGAAATTACGGCCAAACAGGGGCAAGATCCGGCCGAACGCTACGACGCGCTGACAGCCATCTATGGTGCGCCGTCGTACGAGCGGGTCGAGGCGCCGGCTACGCGCACGCAAAAGCGCGTCCTCAAGCAGCTCTCCACCGATCAGGTGACGCAGGACGAGCTGGCGGGCGAACCCATCACGGCGGTACGCACCCGCGCGCCGGGCAACGATGCGCCCATTGGCGGACTCAAGGTGGAAACGGGCAGCGGGTGGTTCCTGGCGCGGCCGTCGGGGACGGAAGACGTCTACAAGTTGTATGCGGAGAGCTTTCAGGGGGAGGAGCACCTGCAGGCGCTTCTCGACGGCGCCCGCGCCCTGGTGCAGCGGGCCTTCGATGACGCGTCTGCTGCGGCATAG
- a CDS encoding putative porin — protein MRTRRYWWLGWVVWAVLAPRVWAQVPDTTQQRDSLRVVADSLRSDAPVTDSLQADSVQRAARRPDSLQVPLSFPGPPPGRPVIDSLPARLPITDVSHVLARRAGSFLYDLGNEGWPHGWSPNGLSPNRPQLWLNGVPYVSPITGRPRYDLLPPSFLRRPRTTAAGFGAWLGVETAWRPYSEKRPLTEIRYWRDSNGLQAVEVLHSQQHRLNWWGRGGVLQVTGGFGGRGANGPYSSSAQERTRRLFGRIRYRMPRLSVSLTDYATRLRVEMHDGVVPPVPSFFPSIYQPLIANVLNSGQQQQTLRNDLVGAVRWWWRADQAPLTARVGWTSHTYTYYPDRQSPAWRVKTKGYHAALAQPWHLGRHHLALQVRSTVRPQVRGDTVMAPTTDSFVSARLSDSLRVGAYALSGHVGGRWAPGRWMPTGHVRIARADGWVRPWAQVRLSGQPLGRTAQEAFGPFTQPLAGPLGTPRSVGATLGARARFGPFSLRLQGFAQLHTRLVDYFATGDTTTIAARQLAAPLQRVGATGRLTWRSEARRGLYAIAEGTAVQVLNATETPLHARIANTVPTLFGRGRLGARFIAFDDLYVDLYVAGRGWTAFQSRDFHPPTGLLAVPQPQTPVPPSPLLSYGPLGVVDVQAEIILRGAKLFFSYEHAAGGTPVQPGALIAPVYPLPPQLFRFGVHWPILN, from the coding sequence ATGCGCACGCGTCGGTACTGGTGGCTGGGATGGGTGGTGTGGGCGGTGCTTGCGCCGCGCGTGTGGGCGCAGGTGCCCGACACCACACAGCAGAGGGATTCGCTACGGGTGGTGGCTGATTCGCTACGGTCCGATGCACCGGTCACCGACTCGCTACAGGCCGATAGCGTGCAGCGTGCGGCCCGCCGCCCCGATTCGTTGCAGGTGCCGCTGTCGTTTCCGGGGCCTCCGCCGGGGCGTCCGGTCATCGATTCGCTGCCGGCGCGTTTGCCCATCACCGACGTCTCGCACGTGCTCGCGCGGCGGGCGGGGTCGTTCCTGTACGATTTGGGGAACGAAGGCTGGCCACACGGGTGGAGCCCCAACGGCCTGAGTCCCAACCGGCCGCAGCTTTGGCTCAACGGGGTGCCCTACGTCAGCCCGATCACCGGGCGCCCGCGCTACGACCTGTTGCCGCCGTCGTTTCTGCGGCGCCCCCGCACCACCGCCGCGGGCTTTGGGGCGTGGCTGGGCGTGGAGACGGCCTGGCGGCCTTATTCCGAAAAGCGGCCCCTCACCGAAATCCGCTACTGGCGCGATAGCAACGGCCTGCAGGCGGTGGAGGTGCTGCACAGCCAACAACACCGGCTCAACTGGTGGGGGCGCGGCGGCGTGCTTCAGGTTACGGGCGGCTTTGGCGGGCGCGGGGCCAACGGCCCCTATTCGAGCAGCGCACAAGAGCGCACGCGTCGCCTGTTTGGGCGCATCCGCTACCGGATGCCGCGGCTGAGCGTCTCCCTCACGGACTACGCGACGCGCCTGCGGGTGGAGATGCACGACGGGGTGGTGCCGCCGGTGCCGTCGTTCTTTCCGTCCATCTACCAGCCGCTCATTGCAAACGTCCTCAACAGCGGCCAGCAGCAGCAAACGCTGCGCAACGACCTGGTGGGCGCGGTGCGCTGGTGGTGGCGTGCGGATCAGGCGCCGTTGACGGCGCGCGTGGGGTGGACGAGCCACACGTACACGTATTACCCCGACCGGCAGTCGCCGGCGTGGCGCGTCAAAACGAAAGGCTACCACGCGGCGCTGGCCCAGCCCTGGCACCTGGGGCGGCACCACCTGGCGCTGCAGGTGCGCAGCACGGTGCGGCCGCAGGTGCGCGGCGATACGGTGATGGCGCCAACGACCGATTCTTTTGTAAGCGCTCGGCTGTCCGATTCGCTCCGCGTCGGGGCGTATGCGCTGTCGGGGCACGTGGGCGGACGCTGGGCGCCGGGGCGGTGGATGCCTACGGGCCACGTGCGCATCGCGCGCGCCGACGGGTGGGTGCGGCCGTGGGCGCAGGTGCGCCTGAGCGGGCAGCCGCTGGGGCGTACGGCGCAGGAGGCGTTTGGGCCGTTCACGCAGCCGCTTGCTGGACCCCTCGGCACGCCACGAAGTGTGGGCGCCACGCTCGGGGCCCGCGCGCGCTTCGGACCGTTCTCGCTACGCCTGCAGGGCTTTGCGCAGCTCCACACCCGCCTGGTCGACTACTTTGCCACGGGCGATACCACCACCATCGCGGCGCGTCAGCTCGCTGCGCCGCTGCAGCGCGTGGGGGCGACCGGACGCCTCACGTGGCGCTCGGAGGCCCGGCGCGGCCTCTACGCCATCGCCGAGGGCACGGCCGTGCAGGTGCTGAATGCAACCGAGACGCCGCTCCACGCCCGCATCGCCAACACGGTGCCGACGCTGTTTGGCCGTGGCCGGCTGGGGGCGCGCTTCATTGCGTTTGATGACCTCTACGTGGATCTGTATGTGGCGGGCCGCGGGTGGACGGCGTTCCAAAGCCGCGACTTTCATCCGCCGACGGGCCTGCTGGCCGTGCCGCAACCGCAAACGCCGGTGCCGCCCTCGCCGTTGCTGTCGTACGGCCCCTTGGGGGTGGTAGATGTGCAGGCCGAAATCATTCTGCGTGGCGCCAAGCTGTTCTTCTCGTACGAGCACGCCGCCGGCGGCACGCCCGTGCAACCCGGCGCGCTCATCGCACCCGTGTATCCGCTGCCGCCGCAGCTCTTTCGGTTTGGCGTGCACTGGCCCATCCTCAACTGA
- a CDS encoding methyltransferase domain-containing protein — MDRSRRLHVDEQMDDFSITDERLTGALANLRWTNRLLGGYRASDARFDPLLKQRRTLHVLDVGTGGADYLAHLVARGARFGCTVTAAGVDANPATVAYARRWLDAHLSAAHRGRVTMHVGDARALPLDDGACDVAHASLFLHHFYGDELREVLAEMDRTARLGLIVNDLHRHPIAYWGIRLLAAVLPVSSMYRHDAPASVARGFTRAELQQWARAAGLGPAHVRWHWAFRWTLATRAAAGVGVS; from the coding sequence ATGGACCGCTCGCGCCGCCTACACGTCGACGAACAGATGGACGACTTTTCGATCACCGACGAGCGGCTGACGGGCGCGCTGGCCAACCTGCGGTGGACCAACCGGCTCCTGGGCGGCTACCGCGCCTCCGACGCCCGCTTCGATCCGCTCCTCAAGCAGCGGCGCACCCTGCACGTGCTGGATGTGGGCACCGGCGGCGCCGACTACCTCGCCCACCTCGTAGCCCGCGGCGCGCGCTTCGGGTGCACGGTGACGGCCGCGGGCGTCGATGCCAACCCCGCCACGGTGGCCTACGCCCGCCGCTGGCTCGATGCGCACCTTTCCGCCGCCCACCGCGGCCGCGTCACGATGCATGTGGGCGACGCGCGGGCCCTTCCCCTCGACGACGGCGCGTGCGACGTGGCGCATGCCAGTCTCTTTCTGCATCATTTTTACGGAGACGAGCTGCGGGAGGTGCTTGCGGAAATGGATCGCACGGCCCGCCTCGGCCTGATCGTCAACGACCTGCACCGGCATCCGATAGCCTACTGGGGCATCCGCCTGCTGGCGGCCGTGCTGCCCGTCTCGTCCATGTACCGGCACGACGCGCCCGCCTCGGTGGCCCGCGGCTTTACGCGCGCCGAGCTGCAGCAGTGGGCCCGTGCGGCCGGCCTCGGACCGGCCCATGTGCGCTGGCACTGGGCGTTTCGGTGGACGCTTGCCACGCGGGCCGCGGCCGGCGTGGGCGTCAGTTGA
- a CDS encoding fructosamine kinase family protein: MLPDALRATLEQTLGTPLQSATAVGGGCIAHATRLDTAAGRFFLKYGEAEVARTFPAEARGLRALAAADALVIPEVIAQDAATPERPGYLVLSWIEPGPKTEAFWTALGEGLAQLHRVTGAAYGDHPDNVIGRLPQANPSKDDWPAFFRTARLAPQVQRARANGRWQAAWDAPLDALYRRLPELLPFDPPPSRLHGDLWSGNVLATADGRAALIDPAVYHGHRAADVAMTELFGGFEARFYEAYNAAWPLRDAYAQQRPIYNLYHLINHLNHFGTSYAARVARILQRFE, from the coding sequence ATGCTTCCTGACGCGCTGCGCGCTACGCTCGAACAGACCCTTGGCACCCCGCTCCAGTCGGCTACGGCCGTGGGGGGCGGCTGCATTGCCCATGCCACGCGGCTTGACACCGCCGCGGGCCGCTTCTTTCTGAAGTACGGCGAGGCAGAGGTGGCCCGCACGTTTCCCGCCGAGGCGCGCGGCCTTCGGGCCCTGGCTGCGGCCGATGCCCTCGTCATTCCAGAGGTGATCGCGCAGGATGCGGCGACGCCCGAGCGGCCCGGCTACCTGGTGCTTTCGTGGATCGAGCCCGGCCCTAAAACGGAGGCCTTTTGGACGGCCCTTGGCGAAGGACTTGCGCAACTGCACCGCGTCACGGGCGCGGCTTACGGCGACCATCCCGACAACGTCATCGGACGGCTGCCGCAGGCCAATCCGTCAAAGGACGACTGGCCCGCGTTTTTCCGCACGGCCCGCCTGGCCCCGCAGGTGCAGCGCGCCCGCGCCAACGGACGATGGCAGGCCGCCTGGGACGCTCCGCTCGATGCGCTCTACCGGCGCTTGCCGGAGCTGCTGCCGTTCGACCCGCCGCCGTCGCGGTTGCATGGCGACTTGTGGAGCGGCAACGTGCTGGCTACGGCCGACGGCCGGGCGGCCCTCATCGACCCGGCGGTCTATCACGGCCACCGGGCGGCGGATGTGGCCATGACGGAGCTCTTTGGCGGGTTCGAGGCGCGTTTCTACGAGGCGTACAACGCGGCGTGGCCGCTGCGCGATGCGTATGCCCAGCAGCGACCCATCTACAACCTGTATCACCTCATCAACCACTTAAACCACTTTGGCACGTCGTACGCGGCCCGCGTGGCTCGCATCCTTCAACGGTTTGAGTGA